The DNA sequence GTCACCCGCCGGGTTTACACCATCAGAGGCACTGTGCAGCAAGGTAATTCCGGCGGCCCCATGATTGACATGGACGGCCGGGTGATCGGCGTGGTGTTCGGTGCGGCGGTCGACGACGCTGACACCGGGTTCGTGATGACCGCCGAGGAGGTGGCGGGTCAGCTCGCCCGCATCGGCGACACCCAGCCGGTCTCGACGCAGACCTGCGTCGGGGGAGAGTGAGTTACGCTCTGCCGCGCAGGAATTGCGTCAGGTGGTCGTTGACCACCTCGGGTGCCTCTTCGTGAGCGAAATGTCCCGCGCCGGGAATCGACACGTACTGCCCGTGCGGCGCGTACTGCCGGGTCTTGTTGACCGGGTCGGCCAGCACGTAGGGGTCGTCCTCGCCGCGTAGGTGCAGCAGCGGAATGTTCAGTGTGCGCAGGTCCAGCGCCTTCATGAACCGTTGGCCCTCGGCGCGGAACTGACTGCGCACCGCCCAGCGCTGGTACTCCAGCGCGCAATGGGCCGCCGACGGAATCTGTACCGCGGTGCGCAGGTGCCCGATGGTCTCGGCGAAATCCGCACTTGCCTGCCAGCCCGCCCCAGCTCTACTGCGCACCAAGCGCTCAAGCTCGGCTCCATCGCGGCGGGTCAGGGAGCGTTCCGGCCAGAACGGCACCTGGTACCGCAGCAACCACGGCAACAGCGCCCGGCCCTGATCGGCGTGGGTCAGCGCCGAGTTGCGCAGCGCCGCCGGATGCGGTGAGCTGACCACGGCGATATCGCGCACCAATCGGGGGTGCAGCAGCGCGGTCGCCCAGCAGACCAGGCCGCCGTCGGCGTGGCCGACCAGGGTCGCCGAGGAGTGCCCCAGGGCCCGGATCAGTCCGGCGGTGTCGCCGGCCAGCGTCCAGCCGTCGTAGCCGCGGGGAGGCTTGTCACTGCCGCCGTAGCCGCGCAGATCGACGGCGACGACCCGGGCATCGCTAAGCCCGCGCAATTGATGACGCCAGGTCCACCAGAACGAGCCGAACCCGTGCAGCAGCATGACCAGCGGCCGTGACGTCGGCGGGGCGTCGGCGGCGCTGTTCGTATCTTTGCCGGCCGGTGTCGCCTCTACGACATGGAATCGAATGCCGTTGGCGTGGATGTCCCAGTGTCGCCACGGCCCGTCGATACGGGTGATCGACGGATCCGGTGGCGGCACTACCAGCCCGAGGGATCGGTGGTCGGCCTACCGGACGAGCCCGCCGGTGACGCCGACGAGCCGTGCAGGCGGTCCGGGTCGGGACGCAGCGCGTCGCGAGTCTCGCGCACCGATTCGATCGTTTGGCGCGGTCCGCGGATACGGCGCACTCGCAGGAAGCCGAGCAGCGCCAGAGTCACGGTCACCACCAGCATGATCCCGAACACGATCAGGTAAGCGGCCCAGTCCTGCAGCCACATGTTGAGCAGCTCGGCGACGAAGAAGAAGAAAAAGAAGGTGGAGTAGAACAGCACGACCAGGGCCGCAATGAAGAACACGCTGCCGGTCAGGCCCTTCTTCACGTCCCGTGTGATCTCGGCGCGGGCCAGTTCGACCTCCGCGCGCACCAGCGTCGACATCTGTGCCGTGGCGTCCTTGACGAGGTCACCCAGGGACGGGTCGGCGGGCAGCGCATGCGGGTCGGCCAACGGGATGGTCGCCAAGGTGTTGGGCACGCCGTTGCGGTCCGCCTTCGCTGCGGCGCGTAATGCATTCCTGCGATCGGCCTTGCTCACTGGCTGTCCTCCCGTTCGCCGTCGTCGCGGCTTAATGTTGCCATGCGGTAGCTGACCCGACGAGTGGCCCCGGAAAGCTGCGGCAGATCGCGAGCCGCCGGCGGCCCCGACGGTGCTAGCCCGCGGCGCGCCCAGCCCCGCCAGGTCACTCACCGCAGTTAGGCTGTTTCTCTACCACCGGGGGTGGAGTTGATCGACGGGAGAACCGCTGTGCAGATCGCACACCGCTGGTTGCTGCGCAGCGCGACGGCGCTGTTGGCATGGGTGACTTGTGCCGCCTTGGCCACCTTCGTCGCACCGGTGGGCCGAGTCGCCGCCGACGACAAGGTGGTGATGGGCGGGGGCGCCGGCATCGTGGTCGATGAGGACACGTTGTGCACACTGACCGCGATCGGCCATGACAAGACCGGTGCACTGATCGGTTTCACCTCGGCGCACTGCGGTGGCCCCGGCGCCCAGGTGGCTGCCGAGGGATCCGAAGGCAACGGCATCATCGGCCACATGGTGGCCGGCAACGATGGCCTGGACTACGCGGTGATCGAGTTCGACCCGAACAAGGTGACGCCGGTGTCCAACTTCGGTGGCTTCGTGATCGGCGGCATCGGCCCGGACCCGATCTTCGGTCAGATCGCCTGCAAGCAGGGCCGTACCACCGGCAACTCCTGCGGCCTCACCTGGGGGCCGGGCCAAGACCCGGGCACCATTGTGATGCAGGTCTGCGGGCGTCCCGGCGACTCCGGCGGGCCGGTCGTGGTGAACAACATGCTGGTCGGCATGATCCACGGCGCGTTCAGCGACGCGTTGCCGACCTGCGTGATCAAGTACATCCCGTTGCACACACCCGCGGTCGTGGTGTCGATCAACGCCGTGCTGGGCGACATCAACGCCAACGACCGGCCGGGCGCGGGCTTCGTCCCGGTCGGCTAGGCGATCGCAAGCGCGGCGGGTCGCCGCATTGGCTCAGTCGGCCGCCCGGATCGCGTCGAACACACTGGGGTCCACCAGGGTTGAGGTGTCGCCGAGTTCGCGGCCGTCGGCGATATCGCGCAGCAGTCGCCGCATGATCTTGCCGCTGCGGGTCTTGGGCAGCTCCGGGACGATATGGACGTTGCGGGGCTTGGCGATCGGCGAGATCTCCACGGTGACACGCTCACGTAGCTCGTTGACGATCGTGCCGCCCACGTGGCTGTGCGACGCCGCCAGCACCACGAACGCGCAGATCCGTTGGCCGGTCTGCTCATCGATGGCGCCGACGACAGCGGCCTCGGCCACCGCTTCGTGACCGACCAGCGCGGACTCCACCTCCGCGGTGGAGATGCGGTGCCCGGACACGTTCATCACGTCGTCGATCCGGCCCAGCACCCAGATGTCGCCGTCGGCGTCGTAGCGGGCGCCGTCACCGGCGAAGTACCAGCCCTGCTCGGCAAAGCGCGACCAGTAGGTCTCGATGAAACGCTCCGAGTCGCCCCAGATCCCGCGGGTCATCGACGGCCACGGCTGATCGATGACCAGGTAGCCCGAAACCGGTTCCCCGGCTGCGTCATCCGGCGACAACAGATCGCCGTGATCGTCGACGATGCGAGCGGAGATCCCGGGCAGCGGGGTCATCGCGGCACCCGGCTTGGCCGCGGCCACACCGGGTAGCGGGGTGATCATCGCCGCGCCGGTCTCGGTCTGCCACCAGGTGTCGACCACCGGCAGCGTGTCCGCGCCGATCACCCGCCGGTACCAGCGCCAGGCCTCCGGGTTGATCGGTTCGCCGACCGAACCCAACAGTCGCAGACTGGACAGGTCGTGAGCGCCGGGAACCTCGTGGCCCCACTTCATGAACGTGCGGATCAAGGTGGGCGCGGTGTAATAGATTGTCACACCGTACTTTTCGATGATCTGGAAGTGTCGGTGTTGGTCCGGGAAGTCCGGAGTGCCCTCGTAGATCACCTCGGTGGCGCCGTTGGCCAGCGGCCCGTACACCGCGTAGGTGTGGCCGGTGACCCACCCGACATCGGCGGTGCACCAGAAGACGTCGGAGGCGGCCTTGAGGTCGAAGACGTAGTGGTGGGTGTAGGCCGCCTGCGTCAGATAACCGCCGCTGGTGTGCACGATGCCCTTCGGCTTGCCCGTGGTCCCCGACGTGTACAGCAGGAACAGTGGCTGCTCGGCTTCGAACGCCTCGGCGGTGTGCTGCGATGCAGCCCGATCCACCACGTCGTGCCACCACAGGTCGCGGTCGGGGTTCCAGGACACCTCGCCGCCGGTGCGGCGCACCACGAGCACGTGCTCGACGCTCGGAGCATCGGCGACCGCCTCGTCGACCGCGGGCTTGAGCGGTGCCGGCTGGCCGCGGCGGAACTGCCCGTCGGAGGTGATGACCACCTTCGCCTCGGCGTCGTCGATCCGGGATCGCAGCGCGTGCGCGGAGAAACCGGCGAACACCACGGTGTGCAGGACGCCCAACCGCGCGCACGCCAGCATCGCGATGACCGCCTCGGGGATCATCGGCAGATAGATCGCCACCCGGTCACCGGCGACCAGGCCGAGCCCGGTCAGCGCGTTGGCGGCCCGGGAGACCTCGGCGAGCAGTTCGGCGTAGGTGATCGTGCGGGCGTCGCCGTGCCCATGCGCCGGTCCCAGCTTCGCCTCTCCTTCGTCGAGGCTCGCTGAACCGCCGTCGGGCTCGCCCTCCCAGTGGATCGCCACCCGGTCGCCGTGCCCGGCTTCGACGTGGCGGTCCACGCAGTTGTAGGCGACGTTGAGCTTGCCGTCGGCGAACCAGCGCGCGAACGGGGCGTCTGTGTAGTCGAGCACCTCGGTGAAGGGCGTTGCCCAGCTCAACCGGTTGGCCTGCTCGGCCCAGAATGCGAGCCGATCGGATTCGGCTGCGCGGTACAACTCGGGACCCGCGTTGGCCTGGGCAGCGAACTCGGCGGCAGGCGGGTACGACGGCGCTGAAGCGGCAGGTGTTGCGGTCACGGTCACCGAGCCTAATCACCTCGGCGGTAGTGTCACAGCCCGTGACCACCGCGGAGGATCCACTGGCCCCGTTAGTTCAGCTGCCCGGTGTCTCCGAGGCCAGTGAGCAGGTGCGCGACGAGCTGGCCCGGGTACATCGGCATAAGACCAACATGCGGGGCTGGCCAGTCAGTGCCGCGGAGGCCTCGCTGCGGGCGGCGCGGGCGTCGTCGGTGCTCGACGGCGGGCCGGCGGCCGTGGACGCCGCCTCGACCTCTGACCCGGTGTTCGCCGGGGCCCTGCGGGTGGCCCAGGCCCTGGAAGGCGGGGAGACCACCCTGGTCGAGGTGTGGCGACGTGCGCCGCTGCAGGCCTTGGCCCGGCTGCATGTGTTGGCCGCCGCGGACCTCGTCGACGAGGAGCGCCTCGGCCGGCCCGAAGGCGGCGCGGCGGTCGGGCGCCGGCTGGAGATGCTGGCCGACCTGGCGACCGGTGGCACGTCAGTGGCTGCGCCGGTGTTCGCCGCGGTGGTGCACGGTGAACTGCTGACGCTCGCGCCGTTCGGTAGCGCCGACGGCGTGGTGGCCCGCGGCGCGGCCCGGCTGGTCACCATCGCCAGCGGATTGGACCGCCATGGGCTGGGAGTGCCCGAGGTGACCTGGATGCGTAACGCGCGTGACTACCGGCGGGCGGCGGCGGGCTTCGCGACCGGTTCAGCCGAGGCGGTCAGCGCCTGGCTGCTGCTGTGTTGCGGCGCGATGCGTACCGGTGCGCTCGACGCGCTGGGAATTGCTGAGGCGGGTCGCTAGGCGCTGATTCGGGCCGTTTGAAGAGGTCCTGGAACGAACGAAGCGGGCGGCGTTCCGAATGATTCGGATCGCCGCCCGCTAGCACGGTACACGGTTACCAAGCGTCCAACTTGGGCTGCGTGGGTGGCCTCGGCGCTCCTGCGGTGTTCTTCGGCTGCAACCCCACCCAAAGGGCTGGCAACACCGATCACGTTCCGCAATTACGCAGGCCCGCAACACTTCTGCCATCTTCGCGGCTGTGGCTCCGCGTGGGTACCGCTCTCCGTACTGGGAAGTGCGGTTCGGGAGGTCGATCCTTCTCTTCCGGGGCGACCCTGGCCTTACCGGCTTCCGTGCTTCCTTTGTACTACGTGACGCACGACACAGCAAGGGTCAATCGCATACGGCGTGTGCCGTGTCATCGGATTGTGATCAGCGATGTTTGCTGGAGGCTGGATCAGGGCACCAGTCGGCGCAGTAGGGAGTAGGTCAGCGCGCCGGCGGCCAGTGCGCTGACACCGACCGCGGCAGTGGTGGCCAGCGCGGCACCGGAGGGCGCGGGGATGCGGTCACGCAGCGACACCGGCCGCGAGAACGTCAGCACCGGCCAGCCGTTGGCGATCGCCTCTTTGCGCAGCGCGCGGTCGGGGTTCACCGCCGACGGATGCCCGACCACCTGCAGCATCGGTAGGTCGGTGATCGAGTCCGAATAGGCGTAGCAGTGCTCCAGCGGATAGCCCTCGCGGGCGGCCAGCTCGCGGATGGCTTGCACCTTGCCTTCGCCGTAGCAGTAGAACGCGATCTCGCCGGTGTACTTGCCGTCGGCGACGACCATCCGGGTGGCCATGGCGTGGGTTGCGCCCAGCGCCCGGGCGATGGGCGCCACGATCTCCTCGCCGGAGGCCGAGACCACCACCACGTCGCGGCCGCACAGTTTGTGATCGGCGATCAGCTCGGCGGCCTCCGCGAAGATCAGTGGCGTGACGATGTCGTGCATCGTCTCGTTGACGATCGCCTTGACCTGTTCCACGTTCCAGCCGGTGCACATGTTGGTCAGGTGGGCCCGCATCCGCTCCATCTGATCGTGGTCGGCACCGGACAACAGCATCAGGAATTGCGCGTAACTGGACTTGAGTACGGTGCGACGGTTGATCAGTCCCTGGTCCATAAAGGGTTTGCTGAAGGCCAGCGCGCTGGACTTCGCAATGACCGTCTGATCGAGGTCCAAGAAGGCCGCGGTACGGGTTCGAGGGGCCGTGAAAGGTGCCGCAGGGTCGGTTGGCGACGTAGACGCTGAGTGCGGCTGCGGGGTGGATGCGGTCACCGCCACAGCATAGGTGCGAGAGGTCTGCTAACCCGGTGCTACAGGAGAAAGAGCACTTCACACGTAGTGCGAGATTTAGGTCGCCATTTGATAGCAACACTTGCAAACACTTGCGCCGGACCACCCTGTCGTGTGTATAGTGGCATCACTCGGCTTATGCTGAGGGTGTATCGGCCCGACCCCCCGGGGTTGATACGCGACGACCTCCGCCTCCTCCCCCCCTGGCGGGGGTCGTCTTTTTTAACCGGTAAATTAGTTCGCCGGAGAGCCCCCGTACTGACTGGAACGTGTTACAGATCCGGCTTTTCATCCGATTAGTCTGGTTTTATCGGTAATCCATAACTTCAAGTTATCCACAGTCGGGAATTTCATCCACACTCGCCGGGAATCGGTTGTCGTGACGAAGGCTGTCGCGCCACGGTAAGGCGGTGAGCGCAGCCACCGGCCTGTTGGCCCTCGTTACCCAACCGGCGCTGCGTGACGAACTGGACCGGGTGGCCGCGGCGGCGGGTGTGCGCATCATTCACCTCGGCGCCGAGATGCCGAACCGCAGGGCTTGGTCGGCTGCCGCGGCCGTGGTGCTCGACGAGGAGGCTGCCGCGCGGTGTGGACCGGCCCGGTTGCCGCGCCGCCCCCACGTCGTGGTGCTCAGCGGCGGCCAACCCACCACCCTCACCTGGCAAGCCGGTGTCGCCGTCGGGGCGCAACGGGTGCTGGCCCTGCCCGCCGAAGGCAACGAGCTGGTGGCCGAGCTGGCTGAGGCCGGCGAATCGGTGCGTGATGGGGTGCGCCGCGGCGACGTGATCGCGGTGATCGGCGCGCGCGGGGGAGCGGGCGCCTCGTTGCTGGCAACGGCGCTGGCCCAGCATGCAGGGGATGCGCTGCTGGTCGACCTCGACGCTTGGGGTGGGGGCATCGATCTGCTGGTGGGCACTGAGAACGCCGCCGGCCTGCGCTGGTGCGACCTGGCGCAGCACAGCGGGCGGCTGACCTGGACGGCGCTGCGCGAAGCGCTGCCCCGGCAGCGTGGGGTAAGTGTCCTGTCCGGCGCCCGTCGGGGCGACGCGGCCTACGAGGCCACGGAAGTCGACGCCGGCACCGTCGACGCTGTCGTAGATGCGGGCCGTCGTGGCGGGGTCACCGTGGTCTGCGACCTTCCCCGGGCGTTGGTCGATCCGGTCGAAACCGCGCTGAGCGCCGCCGATCTCGTCGTGCTGGTCAGCTCCTGCGACATACGGTCGTGCGCGGCCGGCGCGGCGCTCGCACCACGGCTGCGCACGGTGAACCCCCACGTCGGCCTGGTCGTGCGCGGGCCGGCTCCCGGCGGTCTCCGGGCCGCGGAGGTGGGCGAGATAGTCGGGTTGCCGTTGCTGACTGCATTGCGGGCCGAACCCCGACTGGCCGAACGCCTTGAACACTCGGGTCTGCGGTTGCATCGCCGCTCTGCGCTGGCGGCGGCAGCCGGTCGGGTCCTTGAACTGTTGCCGCAGCGGAAAGCCTTGGTCTCATGAGGGATTCGCTGATTGACCGGGTCCGGGAACGTCTGGCGGCGGAATCTTGGGAGGCCCGAGGGGCCTCGGAGTTGCGCCCCCAGGCGGTGGCCGCAGCGATCCGCGCTGAATCCGGTGGTGTGCTCGGCGATACCGAAATGCTATCCAGCCTACGGGTTCTGCAGACCGAACTGACCGGCGCCGGCGTGCTGGAACCACTGCTGTGTTCCTCGGGCACCACCGACGTTCTGGTCACCGCACCCGATGCGGTGTGGGTCGACGATGGGGCAGGCCTGCGGCGCAGTGAGATTCGGTTCGCCGATGAAGCCGCGGTGCGACGGCTGGCCCAGCGACTGGCGGTAGCTGCGGGACGCCGGCTCGACGACGCCCAGCCCTGGGTCGACGGGCAGCTGCACGGTATCGGCACCGGCGAGTTCACCGTGCGCCTGCACGCGATCCTGCCGCCGGTTGCGGCCGACGGGACGTGCCTGTCACTGCGGGTGCTGCGTCCGGCCACCCAAGACCTCGCCGCACTGACCGCCGCCGAAGCCATTGCGCCGCAGGCCGCCGCCCTGTTGTCCGACATCATCACCGCCCGGCTGGCGTTTCTGGTCTCTGGCGGTACGGGCGCTGGTAAGACAACCCTGCTGGCCGCTCTGCTCGGCGCAGTCAGCGAAGGTGAGCGGGTGGTGTGCGTGGAGGATGCGCCCGAGCTGCAACCGCGCCACCCGCACCTGGTCCGACTGGTGGCCCGCGCGGCCAACGTCGAAGGCGCCGGCGAGGTGAGCCTGCGCGAGCTGGTCCGGCAAGCGCTGCGGATGCGACCGGATCGGTTGGTGGTCGGCGAGGTCCGCGGCGCCGAAGTGGTCGACCTGCTGGCCGCATTGAACACCGGTCACGACGGCGGTGCCGGAACCGTGCACGCCAACAATTCGGCCGAAGTCCCGGCCCGCCTGGAAGCGCTTGCCGCACTGGGTGGTCTGGACCGTGCCGGCCTACACAGCCAGCTGGCGGCGGCCGTCCAGGTGCTGATGCACGTCGCCCGGGGGCGCGACGGCAGGCGGCGACTCACCGACATCTCGATGCTGCGCCGCACCGCCGCGGGGCAGGTACAGGCCGCGCCGGTGTGGCAGCTCGGACGCGGCCTGACCGACCACGCCGCTGAATTCCGCGCCCTGCTGCGCGATCGGATTCCGGCGTGAGCGGCGCCGCGACCGCAACACTGGCGTTGGCAGCGGCGATGCTGCTCGGTGCTTCGCCACGCCGCCGCATCGCACCGACGGGACAACCGCTCCGCGGTGCGGTGGCCGGACGGGCCGGTCGCTGGAGCCTTGTCGGCGCGATGGCCGGAGCCGCTGTGCTGGCCGCGCTGGTCCTGCCGCGCAGTACGTGGCTGGCCGGAGTCGTATTGGGAACCACCGCCATCGTGCGACGTCGCCGTGGTCTGCGCCGTCGTCGAGCCGTCGCGGAATCACGCGCCCTGGAAACCGCACTGGATGCACTGGCCGGTGAGCTGCGCGTCGGAGCGCATCCGGTGCGGGCGTTTGCTCTGGCGGCCGTCGAATCCGACCACCCCGCGGTGGCCGCCGGGCTGGGTGGCGTCGCCGCTCGGGCGCGGCTCGGGGCAGATGTCGCGACCGGCCTGCGTGAGGCCGCGGTGTGTTCGGCGCTGCCCTCGCAGTGGGCGCGGCTCGCCGCCTACTGGGAACTTGGGGGACAACACGGCTTGGCGGTCGCCACGCTGATGCAAGCCGCGCAACGCGATATCGCTGCCCGGCAAAGGTTCTCGGCGCGTACCGAAGCCGGCATGGCTGGCGCTCGGGCCTCGGCGACGCTCCTGGCCTGCTTGCCGGTATTGGGTGTGCTGCTGGGGCAATTGATCGGAGCCCGGCCCGTGGTCTTTCTGCTCGGCGGAACGGGCGGGCTGCTGTCGCTGATCGGGATAGGACTGGTCTGCGCCGGGCTGCTGTGGTCAGACCGGATCACTGCCCAGGTCGGCGGTGTCCCATGACCGCCGCCGCGATGTTGCTGGCCGTGGCGGTACTCACCGCCGCCGGACCGGCGACGGTGCGGGAGCGGGCGGGGCTACCTAGGCCAGGACGTCCGCCGCGGCTTCGGGTAGTCCCGGGCTCCGATGCGCTGGCGCTGGCGGCCGACCTCGAGGTGTTCGCGCTCTGCCTCACCGCGGGGATGTCCGTGTCCGGCGCAGCGACGGCCACCGCCCGGCATGCGCCACCGGTGCTGGCGGCGGCATTGTTCCGCGGTGCGGATCTGCTGGCGCTGGGTGCCGAACCGGGCATCGCCTGGTCGGCGCCGAACGGTCCGGCTGCCGGGGCGCTCGACCCGACAACCAGCGCGGTGCTGCGCCTGGCCCGAAGGTCGGGGTCATCTGGTACCGCGCTGGCCAGCGGGCTCGGTGAACTTGCCGCGCAGTGTCGCGACGAGGCGGTGCATTCGGCGACGGCCGCTGCGGAGCGGGCCGGGGTATTGATCGCCGGACCGCTCGGACTGTGCTTTCTGCCCGCATTCGTATGCCTGGGCATCGTGCCGGTCGTGGCCGGTCTGGCCGGTGACGTACTGCGGTCGGGCCTGCTGTGAACGGGCGATGCTACGCGGACCGACCGAGAGAAACCAGAAGAAGGTACCGATGAAGGAGGAGCCGTGAAAGCTCAGGTGTTGCAGGTGCGCAACATATTTCGTGTCCTGAAACTGAAGATAGTGCTGCTGGCATCCGATGACTCCGGGATGTCCACGGTGGAATACGCAATCGGGACGATCGCTGCCGCGGCGTTCGGGGCGATCCTCTACACGGTGGTCACCGGTGATTCGATCGTGGCGGCACTGAACCGCGTCATCGGGCGCGCGCTGAACACCAAGGTCTGACGGGTCGTGCGCGGCCGTGCACGATTTGTCGACGATTCCGGCGCCAGCACGGTCGAGGCGGCGTTCGCGTTGGCCGCCCTGGTCTCGGTGCTGGTGCTCTGCCTGGCCGGGATCACCGCGGTGGCCGCCCAAATCCGCTGCGTCGATGCCGCGAGGGAAGCCGCCCGGCTGGCGGCACGCGGGGACGCCGCCGCGGCCACCGCGGTGGTGCGACAGACCGCGCCCGACGGTGCGACGGTCAGGCTTCGCTCCGAAGGTGGTGTGGTGGTTGCCCGCGTCACCGCTCGGCCGATTCTGTTGCCCGGCTTGGCGATCACTGCCGAGGCAGTCGCGGCAGTTGAGCCGTCGCGGTGAATTCGGCGGAGCCACCGTGGCCGCTGCCACAATGGTCGCGGCGCTGCTGAGTGTTACCGGTGGCGGCTTCGTGCTCGGTGCCGCGGTCATCGCGCGCCACCGTGCCCAGGCCATCGCCGACCTGGCGGCTCTGGCCGGTGCGGGCCGGGTTCCGGCTGGGCCCGCCAGCGCCTGCGCGCAAGCCAAGGTGCTGGGCTCGCGGATGCACGCAGGCGAAATCAGCTGCGCGGTCGACGGACTCGATGTGGTGATCACCGTCGCGATGCCGGTGCCCGGCTGGCGACCTGGCCCCGCCCGCGCGACGGCCCGCGCGGGGCCTGTCGGCTAGGGAGCTTCGACGGTTGCGGTCAACCCAGCGTCGGCGAGTTCGGCCTCGGTAGGCAAGCGCAGCGCAATCAACCCAGCCACAGTGCCCTCGTCGAGTTCCACCCGGTTGACCGTCACGTGGACCGGCGCCCAACCGCCGTCGCTCTGCCGCAGCCGCAGCACCCCGCTCGCCGGCGCCTGGGAGCTGGCAAGGTCGGTTTCTATCCGGGCGATCCGCACCTGGTCGTCGGGATGGACCCGTGATACACCCGCCGGGCTGCGCCAGTCGTAGAACGGGCACGGCTCATCCAGCCACTTCAGCAACCGCCGGTTGGCCAGATCCACCATGGCCCGGTGTACGCCCGGCTGGGCCAGCGCATGCAGGATCTGCTGCGCCAGGAAGTCAGGGCGCTGCACTGCGCCGTCGAACTGGCCGCGCCAGTTCATCCCGCGCGTCACCAGATGCTCACGCCCGCCGG is a window from the Mycobacterium sp. SVM_VP21 genome containing:
- a CDS encoding CpaE-like family protein, whose translation is MSAATGLLALVTQPALRDELDRVAAAAGVRIIHLGAEMPNRRAWSAAAAVVLDEEAAARCGPARLPRRPHVVVLSGGQPTTLTWQAGVAVGAQRVLALPAEGNELVAELAEAGESVRDGVRRGDVIAVIGARGGAGASLLATALAQHAGDALLVDLDAWGGGIDLLVGTENAAGLRWCDLAQHSGRLTWTALREALPRQRGVSVLSGARRGDAAYEATEVDAGTVDAVVDAGRRGGVTVVCDLPRALVDPVETALSAADLVVLVSSCDIRSCAAGAALAPRLRTVNPHVGLVVRGPAPGGLRAAEVGEIVGLPLLTALRAEPRLAERLEHSGLRLHRRSALAAAAGRVLELLPQRKALVS
- a CDS encoding alpha/beta hydrolase — its product is MPPPDPSITRIDGPWRHWDIHANGIRFHVVEATPAGKDTNSAADAPPTSRPLVMLLHGFGSFWWTWRHQLRGLSDARVVAVDLRGYGGSDKPPRGYDGWTLAGDTAGLIRALGHSSATLVGHADGGLVCWATALLHPRLVRDIAVVSSPHPAALRNSALTHADQGRALLPWLLRYQVPFWPERSLTRRDGAELERLVRSRAGAGWQASADFAETIGHLRTAVQIPSAAHCALEYQRWAVRSQFRAEGQRFMKALDLRTLNIPLLHLRGEDDPYVLADPVNKTRQYAPHGQYVSIPGAGHFAHEEAPEVVNDHLTQFLRGRA
- a CDS encoding S1 family peptidase, which encodes MLAWVTCAALATFVAPVGRVAADDKVVMGGGAGIVVDEDTLCTLTAIGHDKTGALIGFTSAHCGGPGAQVAAEGSEGNGIIGHMVAGNDGLDYAVIEFDPNKVTPVSNFGGFVIGGIGPDPIFGQIACKQGRTTGNSCGLTWGPGQDPGTIVMQVCGRPGDSGGPVVVNNMLVGMIHGAFSDALPTCVIKYIPLHTPAVVVSINAVLGDINANDRPGAGFVPVG
- a CDS encoding TadA family conjugal transfer-associated ATPase, which translates into the protein MRDSLIDRVRERLAAESWEARGASELRPQAVAAAIRAESGGVLGDTEMLSSLRVLQTELTGAGVLEPLLCSSGTTDVLVTAPDAVWVDDGAGLRRSEIRFADEAAVRRLAQRLAVAAGRRLDDAQPWVDGQLHGIGTGEFTVRLHAILPPVAADGTCLSLRVLRPATQDLAALTAAEAIAPQAAALLSDIITARLAFLVSGGTGAGKTTLLAALLGAVSEGERVVCVEDAPELQPRHPHLVRLVARAANVEGAGEVSLRELVRQALRMRPDRLVVGEVRGAEVVDLLAALNTGHDGGAGTVHANNSAEVPARLEALAALGGLDRAGLHSQLAAAVQVLMHVARGRDGRRRLTDISMLRRTAAGQVQAAPVWQLGRGLTDHAAEFRALLRDRIPA
- a CDS encoding type II secretion system F family protein gives rise to the protein MSGAATATLALAAAMLLGASPRRRIAPTGQPLRGAVAGRAGRWSLVGAMAGAAVLAALVLPRSTWLAGVVLGTTAIVRRRRGLRRRRAVAESRALETALDALAGELRVGAHPVRAFALAAVESDHPAVAAGLGGVAARARLGADVATGLREAAVCSALPSQWARLAAYWELGGQHGLAVATLMQAAQRDIAARQRFSARTEAGMAGARASATLLACLPVLGVLLGQLIGARPVVFLLGGTGGLLSLIGIGLVCAGLLWSDRITAQVGGVP
- a CDS encoding oxidoreductase; this translates as MTTAEDPLAPLVQLPGVSEASEQVRDELARVHRHKTNMRGWPVSAAEASLRAARASSVLDGGPAAVDAASTSDPVFAGALRVAQALEGGETTLVEVWRRAPLQALARLHVLAAADLVDEERLGRPEGGAAVGRRLEMLADLATGGTSVAAPVFAAVVHGELLTLAPFGSADGVVARGAARLVTIASGLDRHGLGVPEVTWMRNARDYRRAAAGFATGSAEAVSAWLLLCCGAMRTGALDALGIAEAGR
- a CDS encoding HAD-IB family hydrolase, giving the protein MAVTASTPQPHSASTSPTDPAAPFTAPRTRTAAFLDLDQTVIAKSSALAFSKPFMDQGLINRRTVLKSSYAQFLMLLSGADHDQMERMRAHLTNMCTGWNVEQVKAIVNETMHDIVTPLIFAEAAELIADHKLCGRDVVVVSASGEEIVAPIARALGATHAMATRMVVADGKYTGEIAFYCYGEGKVQAIRELAAREGYPLEHCYAYSDSITDLPMLQVVGHPSAVNPDRALRKEAIANGWPVLTFSRPVSLRDRIPAPSGAALATTAAVGVSALAAGALTYSLLRRLVP
- a CDS encoding type II secretion system F family protein — its product is MTAAAMLLAVAVLTAAGPATVRERAGLPRPGRPPRLRVVPGSDALALAADLEVFALCLTAGMSVSGAATATARHAPPVLAAALFRGADLLALGAEPGIAWSAPNGPAAGALDPTTSAVLRLARRSGSSGTALASGLGELAAQCRDEAVHSATAAAERAGVLIAGPLGLCFLPAFVCLGIVPVVAGLAGDVLRSGLL
- the acs gene encoding acetate--CoA ligase; translated protein: MTATPAASAPSYPPAAEFAAQANAGPELYRAAESDRLAFWAEQANRLSWATPFTEVLDYTDAPFARWFADGKLNVAYNCVDRHVEAGHGDRVAIHWEGEPDGGSASLDEGEAKLGPAHGHGDARTITYAELLAEVSRAANALTGLGLVAGDRVAIYLPMIPEAVIAMLACARLGVLHTVVFAGFSAHALRSRIDDAEAKVVITSDGQFRRGQPAPLKPAVDEAVADAPSVEHVLVVRRTGGEVSWNPDRDLWWHDVVDRAASQHTAEAFEAEQPLFLLYTSGTTGKPKGIVHTSGGYLTQAAYTHHYVFDLKAASDVFWCTADVGWVTGHTYAVYGPLANGATEVIYEGTPDFPDQHRHFQIIEKYGVTIYYTAPTLIRTFMKWGHEVPGAHDLSSLRLLGSVGEPINPEAWRWYRRVIGADTLPVVDTWWQTETGAAMITPLPGVAAAKPGAAMTPLPGISARIVDDHGDLLSPDDAAGEPVSGYLVIDQPWPSMTRGIWGDSERFIETYWSRFAEQGWYFAGDGARYDADGDIWVLGRIDDVMNVSGHRISTAEVESALVGHEAVAEAAVVGAIDEQTGQRICAFVVLAASHSHVGGTIVNELRERVTVEISPIAKPRNVHIVPELPKTRSGKIMRRLLRDIADGRELGDTSTLVDPSVFDAIRAAD
- a CDS encoding phage holin family protein → MSKADRRNALRAAAKADRNGVPNTLATIPLADPHALPADPSLGDLVKDATAQMSTLVRAEVELARAEITRDVKKGLTGSVFFIAALVVLFYSTFFFFFFVAELLNMWLQDWAAYLIVFGIMLVVTVTLALLGFLRVRRIRGPRQTIESVRETRDALRPDPDRLHGSSASPAGSSGRPTTDPSGW